The Micromonospora sp. M71_S20 genome has a window encoding:
- a CDS encoding TetR/AcrR family transcriptional regulator: MVMRYYGSKEGLFAAAAEFDLRLPELADMPPDRLGELRVRHFVGRGESDGTMAALLRTAATNPAAAGRMRGIFADQLTTAVARVVPDPVEAPRRAGLVASQMLGVALTRYVLRLPPTVDADPAELVAWVAPTVQRYLRGTPDA, from the coding sequence ATGGTGATGCGCTACTACGGCAGCAAGGAGGGGCTCTTCGCGGCGGCGGCCGAGTTCGACCTGCGACTGCCCGAACTGGCCGACATGCCGCCCGACCGGCTCGGCGAGCTGCGGGTCCGGCACTTCGTCGGCCGGGGGGAGAGCGACGGGACGATGGCCGCGCTGCTGCGTACGGCCGCCACCAACCCGGCGGCGGCCGGACGGATGCGCGGCATCTTCGCCGACCAGCTCACCACGGCGGTGGCCCGGGTCGTGCCCGACCCCGTGGAGGCCCCCCGGCGGGCCGGGCTGGTCGCCAGTCAGATGCTCGGCGTGGCGCTGACCCGGTACGTGCTCCGGCTGCCCCCGACGGTCGACGCCGACCCGGCCGAGCTCGTCGCCTGGGTCGCGCCGACCGTCCAGCGCTACCTGCGCGGCACGCCCGACGCCTGA
- a CDS encoding SigE family RNA polymerase sigma factor, which yields MGPLTIDDGRDGYVTFVECHQHRLLRAAYLVCGNRHQAEDLLQEALLKLALRWGSVRHGDPAAYVRTILYRDAVSWWRRRRREWLAAYPPERATAEGDGELRLALHDALGHLPPRQRAVLVLRYFEDLTEAATAEALGVPVGTVKVHHPNGSAPTHSRQYR from the coding sequence ATGGGACCGCTGACGATCGACGACGGGCGGGACGGCTACGTCACCTTCGTCGAGTGCCACCAGCACCGGCTGCTGCGCGCGGCCTACCTGGTCTGCGGCAACCGGCACCAGGCCGAGGACCTGCTCCAGGAGGCCCTGCTCAAGCTCGCCCTGCGCTGGGGCTCCGTACGCCACGGCGACCCGGCCGCGTACGTGCGGACCATCCTCTACCGCGACGCCGTCTCCTGGTGGCGCCGACGCCGCCGGGAGTGGCTGGCCGCGTACCCGCCGGAGCGGGCCACGGCCGAGGGCGATGGGGAACTGCGGCTCGCGCTGCACGACGCGCTCGGGCACCTGCCGCCCCGGCAGCGGGCCGTGCTGGTGCTGCGCTACTTCGAGGACCTCACCGAGGCCGCCACCGCCGAGGCGCTCGGCGTCCCAGTGGGCACCGTGAAGGTACACCATCCAAATGGGTCGGCTCCTACCCATTCTCGGCAATATCGTTGA